One bacterium genomic window, TTGTCCTTTTGACTGTTTTTGTCAAATCGAAAAATTAGTGGCATTAGTTAATAAGTTTAATTTTCGCAAAAAGAGATTGTTATAATGAGTTAAAACCGCATTTATATTTCCGTTTTGACTTGACATGATGACGGACTTTGATATTATGTTATAAATTTCACAAACTCATAGGAGGCGTTGAGATGTCTGATGAAAAATTAACGCGTGAGGAGTTGATTCGCAAGGCTGAGAAGCCGGGCAGGGACGCCATGCGCCTGCATCCTTTCTATCAGGGTAAAATACAGGTGATGGCAAAGTGTGTAGTCCGCAATATGGACGATTTCGCAATATGGTATACCCCAGGGGTTGCAAAACCTTGTCTTGCGATAAAGGATGACCCACTTACTGTTTTTGAACATACGAACAAGGGGAACTTTGTAGCTGTAGTGAGCGATGGCACGAGAGTTCTTGGCTTAGGTGACATAGGTCCTGAGGCTGCGATGCCCGTTATGGAGGGCAAAGCATTGTTGTTCAAGTATCTTGGTGGCGTTGATGCGTTCCCAATATGTGTGGACACCAAAGACCCAGATGAACTAATCGATTTCGTCCTTAAGCTTCAGCCGTCTTTCGGTGGGATTAATCTTGAAGATATTTCTCAACCTAAGTGCTTTTATATCCTTGATGAGCTCCGCAAGCGCGCTAATATCCCAGTCTGGCATGATGACCAGCAGGGAACGGCTGCGGTCACTGTGGCGGGGCTTATAAATGCGGTCAAATTGGTAAATAAAAAACTTTCCGAAATCAAGGTTGCTATGGTGGGCGCTGGGGCAGCAAACATCAGAGTTGCACACCAGATGTTCCTCGCTGGTGTTAAGCCAGAAAATGTGATAATGGTCGACTCTAAAGGCATACTTCACACAGAGCGCGAAGATGCCGAAATTTTGGCGACGAAATACAAGGAAAAATGGGAACTTGCTCAAATAACTAATCCAGATAAAATTAGCGGCGGGAT contains:
- a CDS encoding NADP-dependent malic enzyme; the encoded protein is MSDEKLTREELIRKAEKPGRDAMRLHPFYQGKIQVMAKCVVRNMDDFAIWYTPGVAKPCLAIKDDPLTVFEHTNKGNFVAVVSDGTRVLGLGDIGPEAAMPVMEGKALLFKYLGGVDAFPICVDTKDPDELIDFVLKLQPSFGGINLEDISQPKCFYILDELRKRANIPVWHDDQQGTAAVTVAGLINAVKLVNKKLSEIKVAMVGAGAANIRVAHQMFLAGVKPENVIMVDSKGILHTEREDAEILATKYKEKWELAQITNPDKISGGIPEAMKDADVVIALSKPGPGVIEPEWVKLMARDPILFVCANPVPEIYPWDAKAAGAKIVATGRSDFPNQVNNSLGFPGIFRGALDVRAKTITDEMCLAAAYELAKVAEDKGLREDYIIPLMEEWEVFPREAVAVALKAIEQGVARVKRTKDELMRMAEEKIRSAREQVHLLMKEGYIPPPPNDED